One Neisseria sp. Marseille-Q5346 genomic region harbors:
- the fusA gene encoding elongation factor G, with protein MARKTPISLYRNIGISAHIDAGKTTTTERILFYTGLTHKLGEVHDGAATTDYMEQEQERGITITSAAVTSYWSGMAKQFPEHRFNIIDTPGHVDFTVEVERSMRVLDGAVMVYCAVGGVQPQSETVWRQANKYQVPRLAFVNKMDRQGANFFRVVEQMKTRLRANPVPIVIPVGAEDSFSGVVDLLKMKSIIWNEADKGTTFTYGDIPAELVETAEEWRQNMIEAAAEASEELMDKYLGGDELTEEEIVGALRQRTLAGEIQPMLCGSAFKNKGVQRMLDAVVELLPAPTDIPPVQGVNPNTEEADSREASDEEKFSALAFKMLNDKYVGQLTFIRVYSGVVKSGDTVLNSVKGTRERIGRLVQMTAADRTEIEEVRAGDIAAAIGLKDVTTGETLCAESAPIILERMEFPEPVIHIAVEPKTKADQEKMGIALNRLAKEDPSFRVRTDEESGQTIISGMGELHLEIIVDRMKREFGVEANIGAPQVAYRETIRKEVEAEYKHAKQSGGKGQYGHVVIKMEPMEPGGEGYEFIDEIKGGVIPREFIPSVDKGIRDTLPNGIVAGYPVVDVRVRLIFGSSHDVDSSQLAFELAASQAFKEGMRKANPALLEPIMAVEVETPEEYMGDVMGDLNRRRGVVLGMDDDGIGGKKVRAEVPLAEMFGYSTDLRSATQGRATYSMEFKKYAEAPAHVAAAVTEARKG; from the coding sequence ATGGCTCGTAAGACCCCTATCAGCCTGTATCGCAATATCGGTATTTCTGCCCATATTGACGCGGGTAAAACAACCACAACAGAACGTATTTTGTTCTATACAGGTTTGACTCACAAATTGGGCGAAGTGCATGACGGTGCAGCTACTACCGACTACATGGAGCAAGAGCAAGAGCGTGGTATTACCATTACTTCTGCTGCTGTGACTTCTTATTGGTCCGGTATGGCGAAACAGTTCCCTGAGCATCGTTTCAACATCATCGACACCCCGGGACACGTTGACTTTACTGTAGAGGTAGAGCGTTCTATGCGTGTATTGGACGGCGCGGTAATGGTTTACTGTGCAGTAGGCGGTGTTCAACCTCAATCTGAAACCGTATGGCGTCAAGCTAACAAATACCAAGTACCTCGCTTGGCATTTGTAAACAAAATGGACCGTCAAGGTGCCAACTTCTTCCGCGTTGTTGAGCAAATGAAAACTCGTTTGCGCGCAAACCCAGTACCTATCGTGATTCCGGTTGGTGCGGAAGACAGCTTCAGCGGTGTTGTTGACCTGTTGAAAATGAAATCCATTATTTGGAATGAAGCCGATAAAGGTACAACCTTTACCTATGGCGATATTCCTGCTGAATTGGTTGAGACTGCTGAAGAATGGCGTCAAAACATGATTGAAGCTGCAGCAGAGGCCAGCGAAGAATTGATGGACAAATACTTGGGCGGTGATGAGCTGACTGAAGAAGAAATCGTAGGCGCATTGCGTCAACGTACTTTGGCCGGTGAAATTCAACCAATGTTGTGCGGTTCAGCATTCAAAAACAAAGGTGTTCAACGTATGTTGGACGCAGTTGTAGAATTGCTGCCTGCTCCTACCGACATTCCTCCAGTTCAAGGTGTTAACCCTAACACTGAAGAAGCTGACAGCCGTGAAGCCAGCGATGAAGAGAAATTCTCTGCATTGGCATTCAAAATGTTGAACGACAAATATGTTGGTCAATTGACCTTCATCCGCGTTTACTCTGGTGTTGTGAAATCCGGTGATACCGTATTGAACTCAGTAAAAGGTACTCGCGAACGTATCGGTCGTCTGGTGCAAATGACTGCTGCAGACCGTACTGAAATCGAAGAAGTACGTGCTGGTGATATTGCAGCTGCAATCGGTCTGAAAGACGTTACCACTGGTGAAACCCTGTGTGCTGAAAGCGCACCAATCATCTTGGAACGTATGGAATTCCCTGAGCCGGTAATTCACATTGCTGTTGAGCCAAAAACTAAAGCCGACCAAGAAAAAATGGGTATTGCTCTGAACCGTTTGGCTAAGGAAGACCCTTCTTTCCGCGTTCGTACAGATGAAGAATCTGGTCAAACCATTATTTCCGGTATGGGTGAGTTGCACTTGGAAATTATTGTTGACCGTATGAAACGCGAATTCGGTGTGGAAGCTAACATTGGTGCGCCTCAAGTTGCATACCGTGAAACTATCCGCAAAGAAGTTGAAGCAGAATACAAACACGCCAAACAATCTGGTGGTAAAGGTCAATACGGTCACGTTGTGATCAAAATGGAACCTATGGAACCAGGTGGCGAAGGTTACGAATTTATCGACGAAATTAAAGGTGGTGTGATTCCTCGCGAATTTATTCCGTCTGTCGATAAAGGTATCCGTGATACTCTGCCTAACGGTATCGTTGCCGGTTACCCAGTTGTTGACGTTCGTGTACGTTTGATCTTCGGTTCTTCGCATGATGTAGACTCTTCACAACTGGCCTTCGAATTGGCAGCTTCTCAAGCCTTTAAAGAAGGTATGCGTAAAGCTAATCCAGCTCTGTTGGAACCAATTATGGCAGTTGAGGTGGAAACACCTGAAGAATACATGGGTGACGTAATGGGCGACTTGAACCGTCGTCGTGGCGTTGTATTGGGTATGGATGATGACGGTATCGGTGGTAAGAAAGTTCGCGCCGAAGTACCTCTGGCAGAAATGTTCGGTTACTCAACCGACTTGCGTTCTGCAACCCAAGGTCGCGCTACTTACTCCATGGAGTTCAAAAAATACGCTGAAGCTCCTGCTCACGTAGCTGCTGCTGTAACTGAAGCCCGTAAAGGCTAA
- the tuf gene encoding elongation factor Tu, producing MAKEKFERSKPHVNVGTIGHVDHGKTTLTAALTTILAKKFGGAAKAYDQIDNAPEEKARGITINTSHVEYETETRHYAHVDCPGHADYVKNMITGAAQMDGAILVCSAADGPMPQTREHILLARQVGVPYIIVFMNKCDMVDDAELLELVEMEIRDLLSSYDFPGDDCPIVQGSALKALEGDAAYEEKIFELAAALDSYIPTPERAVDKPFLLPIEDVFSISGRGTVVTGRVERGIIHVGDEIEIVGLKETQKTTCTGVEMFRKLLDEGQAGDNVGVLLRGTKREDVERGQVLAKPGTITPHTKFKAEVYVLSKEEGGRHTPFFANYRPQFYFRTTDVTGAVTLEEGVEMVMPGENVTITVELIAPIAMEEGLRFAIREGGRTVGAGVVSSIIA from the coding sequence ATGGCTAAGGAAAAATTTGAACGTAGCAAACCGCACGTAAACGTTGGCACCATCGGTCACGTTGACCATGGTAAAACCACTCTGACTGCTGCTTTGACTACTATTTTGGCTAAAAAATTCGGTGGCGCTGCAAAAGCTTACGACCAAATCGACAACGCTCCTGAAGAAAAAGCTCGTGGTATTACCATTAATACCTCTCACGTAGAATACGAAACCGAAACCCGTCACTACGCACACGTAGACTGCCCGGGGCACGCCGACTACGTTAAAAACATGATTACCGGTGCTGCTCAAATGGACGGCGCGATCTTGGTATGTTCCGCAGCTGACGGTCCTATGCCACAAACTCGTGAACACATTCTGTTGGCTCGCCAAGTAGGTGTGCCTTACATCATCGTATTCATGAACAAATGCGACATGGTTGACGATGCCGAGCTGTTGGAACTGGTTGAAATGGAAATCCGTGACTTATTGTCAAGCTACGACTTCCCAGGCGACGACTGCCCAATCGTACAAGGTTCTGCACTGAAAGCTTTGGAAGGTGACGCTGCTTACGAAGAAAAAATCTTCGAATTGGCTGCTGCCTTGGACAGCTACATCCCAACACCTGAGCGTGCTGTGGACAAACCTTTCTTGTTGCCTATCGAAGACGTATTCTCTATCTCTGGCCGTGGTACAGTAGTAACCGGTCGTGTAGAGCGCGGTATCATCCACGTTGGTGATGAGATCGAAATCGTAGGTCTGAAAGAAACTCAAAAAACCACTTGTACCGGTGTTGAAATGTTCCGCAAACTGCTGGACGAAGGTCAAGCTGGTGACAACGTAGGTGTATTGCTGCGTGGTACTAAACGTGAAGACGTAGAGCGTGGTCAAGTATTGGCTAAACCAGGTACTATCACTCCTCACACCAAATTTAAAGCAGAAGTATACGTGCTGAGCAAAGAAGAGGGTGGTCGTCACACTCCATTCTTCGCTAACTACCGTCCACAATTCTACTTCCGTACTACTGACGTAACTGGTGCAGTTACTTTGGAAGAAGGCGTAGAAATGGTAATGCCGGGTGAGAACGTAACCATTACTGTAGAACTGATTGCGCCTATCGCTATGGAAGAAGGTCTGCGCTTTGCGATTCGCGAAGGTGGTCGTACCGTAGGTGCGGGTGTGGTTTCTTCTATCATCGCTTAA
- the rpsS gene encoding 30S ribosomal protein S19, with protein MARSLKKGPYVDLHLLKKVDAARASNDKRPIKTWSRRSTILPDFIGLTIAVHNGRTHVPVFISDNMVGHKLGEFSLTRTFKGHLADKKAKKK; from the coding sequence ATGGCTCGTTCATTAAAAAAAGGCCCATATGTAGACCTGCATTTGCTGAAAAAAGTAGATGCTGCTCGTGCAAGCAACGACAAGCGCCCAATTAAAACTTGGTCACGTCGTTCTACCATTTTGCCTGATTTCATCGGTCTGACTATCGCTGTACACAATGGTCGCACTCACGTGCCTGTTTTCATCAGCGACAATATGGTTGGTCATAAATTAGGTGAGTTCTCATTGACCCGTACCTTTAAAGGCCACTTGGCTGATAAAAAGGCTAAAAAGAAATAA
- the rpsC gene encoding 30S ribosomal protein S3, which produces MGQKINPTGFRLAVTKDWASKWFAKSTDFSTVLKQDIDVRNYLRKKLANASVGRVVIERPAKSARITIHSARPGVVIGKKGEDIEILKRDLQALMGVPVHVNIEEIRRPELDAQIIADGIAQQLEKRVQFRRAMKRAMQNAMRSGAKGIKIMTSGRLNGADIARSEWYREGRVPLHTLRANVDYATSEAHTTYGVLGLKVWVYTEGNIKSSKPEHEKKQRKAGGRNAAAN; this is translated from the coding sequence ATGGGACAAAAGATTAACCCTACAGGCTTTCGCCTGGCGGTAACTAAAGACTGGGCTTCAAAATGGTTTGCTAAAAGCACCGACTTTTCTACTGTTTTGAAACAAGATATTGATGTTCGTAACTATTTGCGTAAAAAACTGGCTAATGCTTCAGTTGGTCGTGTAGTGATCGAGCGTCCTGCTAAATCTGCACGTATTACCATTCACTCTGCTCGTCCAGGCGTGGTTATTGGTAAAAAAGGTGAGGATATCGAAATCTTGAAACGTGACTTGCAAGCTCTGATGGGTGTGCCAGTTCATGTAAATATTGAAGAGATTCGCCGTCCTGAGTTGGATGCACAAATTATTGCTGATGGTATTGCTCAGCAACTTGAAAAACGCGTCCAATTCCGTCGTGCAATGAAACGTGCAATGCAAAATGCAATGCGTTCTGGTGCCAAAGGCATCAAGATCATGACTTCAGGCCGTCTGAATGGTGCTGATATCGCTCGTAGCGAATGGTACCGTGAAGGTCGCGTACCTTTGCATACTTTGCGTGCAAATGTAGATTATGCAACTAGCGAAGCGCACACTACTTATGGTGTACTGGGTCTGAAAGTTTGGGTTTATACAGAAGGTAATATTAAATCTTCTAAACCTGAGCATGAGAAGAAACAAAGAAAGGCAGGTGGACGTAATGCTGCAGCCAACTAG
- the rplP gene encoding 50S ribosomal protein L16 encodes MLQPTRLKYRKQQKGRNTGIATRGNKVSFGEFGLKAVGRGRLTARQIEAARRTMTRHIKRGGRIWIRVFPDKPITEKPIQVRMGGGKGNVEYYIAEIKPGKVLYEMDGVPESLAREAFELAAAKLPIPTTFVVRQVGQ; translated from the coding sequence ATGCTGCAGCCAACTAGACTGAAATATCGCAAGCAACAAAAAGGCCGTAACACCGGTATTGCTACTCGCGGTAACAAAGTAAGTTTCGGTGAGTTCGGTTTGAAAGCCGTAGGCCGTGGTCGTTTGACTGCCCGCCAAATCGAAGCTGCTCGTCGTACTATGACTCGTCATATTAAACGTGGCGGTCGCATTTGGATTCGTGTATTCCCTGATAAACCAATTACTGAGAAACCTATCCAAGTTCGTATGGGTGGCGGTAAAGGTAATGTGGAATATTACATTGCTGAAATTAAACCAGGCAAAGTATTGTACGAAATGGACGGTGTTCCTGAGTCTTTGGCTCGTGAAGCATTTGAATTGGCCGCTGCCAAATTGCCTATTCCTACAACCTTTGTAGTAAGACAGGTGGGTCAATAA
- the rplV gene encoding 50S ribosomal protein L22, translating into MRVSAQHKNARISAQKARLVADLIRGKDVAQALNILAFSPKKGAELIKKVLESAIANAEHNNGADIDELKVVTIFVDKGPSLKRFQARAKGRGNRIEKQTCHINVTVGN; encoded by the coding sequence ATGAGAGTAAGTGCACAACATAAAAATGCCCGTATTTCAGCTCAAAAAGCTCGTTTAGTAGCTGATTTGATTCGTGGTAAAGACGTTGCCCAAGCTTTGAATATCTTGGCATTCAGCCCTAAAAAAGGTGCTGAGCTGATTAAAAAAGTATTGGAATCAGCAATCGCCAATGCCGAGCACAACAATGGTGCAGACATTGACGAACTGAAAGTGGTAACTATCTTTGTTGACAAAGGCCCAAGCTTGAAACGTTTCCAAGCTCGTGCCAAAGGTCGCGGTAACCGTATCGAGAAACAAACTTGTCATATTAATGTGACAGTGGGCAACTAA
- the rpsJ gene encoding 30S ribosomal protein S10 has protein sequence MANQKIRIRLKAYDYSLIDRSAQEIVETAKRTGAVVKGPIPLPTKIERFNILRSPHVNKTSREQLEIRTHLRLMDIVDWTDKTTDALMKLDLPAGVDVEIKVQ, from the coding sequence ATGGCAAACCAAAAAATCCGTATCCGCCTGAAAGCTTATGATTACAGTCTGATTGACCGTTCTGCACAAGAAATCGTTGAAACTGCCAAACGTACTGGCGCTGTTGTTAAAGGTCCGATTCCTTTGCCAACTAAAATCGAACGTTTCAACATCTTGCGTTCTCCTCACGTGAACAAAACTTCTCGTGAACAATTGGAAATCCGTACCCACTTGCGTCTGATGGACATCGTGGACTGGACTGACAAAACTACTGATGCACTGATGAAACTGGATCTTCCAGCAGGTGTAGATGTAGAAATTAAAGTTCAATAA
- the rplB gene encoding 50S ribosomal protein L2 yields MAIVKMKPTSAGRRGMVRVVTEGLHKGAPYAPLLEKKNSTAGRNNNGHITTRHKGGGHKHHYRVVDFKRNKDGIPAKVERIEYDPNRTAFIALLCYADGERRYIIAPRGIQAGAVLVSGAEAAIKVGNTLPIRNIPVGTTIHCIEMKPGKGAQIARSAGASAVLLAKEGAYAQVRLRSGEVRKISVNCRATIGEVGNEEQSLKKIGKAGANRWRGIRPTVRGVVMNPVDHPHGGGEGRTGEAREPVSPWGTPAKGYRTRNNKRTDNMIVRRRYSNKG; encoded by the coding sequence ATGGCAATCGTTAAAATGAAGCCGACCTCTGCAGGCCGTCGCGGCATGGTCCGCGTGGTAACAGAAGGTTTGCACAAAGGTGCACCTTATGCACCTCTGCTGGAAAAGAAAAATTCTACTGCCGGTCGTAACAATAATGGTCATATCACTACCCGTCATAAAGGTGGTGGCCATAAACATCATTACCGCGTTGTAGATTTTAAACGTAACAAAGATGGTATCCCTGCAAAAGTAGAACGTATCGAATATGACCCTAACCGTACTGCATTTATCGCACTGTTGTGCTATGCAGATGGTGAGCGTCGCTACATCATTGCTCCTCGTGGTATTCAAGCCGGTGCAGTATTGGTTTCCGGTGCTGAAGCTGCTATTAAAGTAGGTAACACTCTGCCGATCCGCAATATTCCTGTTGGTACAACTATTCACTGTATCGAAATGAAACCAGGTAAAGGCGCGCAAATTGCACGTTCTGCTGGTGCTTCTGCGGTATTGCTTGCAAAAGAAGGTGCTTACGCACAAGTTCGTTTGCGTTCTGGTGAAGTACGCAAAATTAGCGTAAATTGCCGTGCAACTATCGGTGAAGTTGGTAACGAAGAACAAAGCCTGAAAAAAATCGGTAAAGCTGGTGCTAACCGCTGGCGTGGTATTCGTCCGACCGTTCGTGGTGTTGTAATGAACCCTGTTGATCACCCACATGGTGGTGGTGAAGGCCGTACTGGTGAGGCTCGCGAACCGGTTAGCCCATGGGGTACTCCTGCTAAGGGCTACCGCACTCGTAATAACAAACGCACGGATAACATGATTGTTCGTCGTCGTTACTCAAATAAAGGTTAA
- the rplC gene encoding 50S ribosomal protein L3, whose product MTLGLVGRKVGMTRVFDEQGVSVPVTVLDMSANRVTQVKSKDTDGYTAVQVTFGQKKANRVNKTEAGHFAKAGVEAGRGLVEFALTEEKLAELKAGDEITVSMFEVGQLVDVTGTSKGKGFSGTIKRHNFGAQRTSHGNSRSHRVPGSIGMAQDPGRVFPGKRMAGQYGNTKATVQKLEVVRVDAERQLLLVKGAVPGSVNSDVVVRPSVKVGA is encoded by the coding sequence ATGACTTTAGGTCTGGTTGGACGCAAAGTTGGTATGACTCGCGTGTTCGACGAACAGGGTGTTTCTGTTCCGGTAACTGTTTTGGATATGTCTGCCAACCGCGTTACACAAGTGAAATCCAAAGATACTGACGGCTACACTGCTGTACAAGTTACCTTTGGTCAGAAAAAAGCTAATCGTGTCAACAAAACTGAAGCTGGTCACTTTGCTAAAGCAGGTGTTGAAGCTGGTCGCGGTTTGGTTGAGTTTGCTTTGACTGAAGAAAAACTGGCTGAATTGAAAGCCGGTGATGAAATTACCGTTTCTATGTTTGAAGTTGGTCAATTGGTAGATGTAACCGGTACCTCTAAAGGTAAAGGTTTCTCTGGTACGATCAAACGTCATAACTTCGGTGCTCAACGTACTTCCCACGGTAACTCCCGTTCTCACCGTGTTCCTGGTTCTATCGGTATGGCACAAGACCCTGGTCGCGTGTTCCCTGGTAAACGTATGGCAGGTCAATACGGTAACACTAAAGCAACTGTTCAAAAATTGGAAGTTGTACGTGTTGATGCTGAACGCCAACTCTTGTTGGTTAAAGGTGCTGTTCCGGGTTCGGTTAACAGCGACGTCGTGGTTCGTCCTAGCGTGAAAGTAGGTGCGTAA
- the rpsG gene encoding 30S ribosomal protein S7 — protein MPRRREVPKRDVLPDPKFGSVELTKFMNVLMIDGKKSVAERIVYGALEQIEKKTGKVAIEVFNEAIANAKPIVEVKSRRVGGANYQVPVEVRPSRRLALAMRWVRDAARKRGEKSMDLRLAGELIDAAEGRGGALKKREEVHRMAEANKAFSHFRF, from the coding sequence ATGCCAAGACGTAGAGAAGTCCCTAAGCGCGACGTACTGCCAGATCCTAAATTCGGCAGCGTTGAGCTGACTAAATTCATGAACGTATTGATGATTGACGGTAAAAAATCTGTTGCAGAACGTATCGTTTACGGTGCGCTGGAACAAATTGAGAAAAAAACCGGCAAAGTAGCAATCGAAGTATTTAACGAAGCCATTGCAAACGCCAAACCTATCGTGGAAGTGAAAAGCCGCCGTGTAGGTGGTGCAAACTACCAAGTTCCTGTTGAAGTTCGTCCTTCACGTCGTCTGGCTTTGGCAATGCGCTGGGTTCGCGACGCGGCCCGTAAACGTGGTGAGAAATCTATGGACCTGCGTTTGGCAGGTGAATTGATTGATGCGGCTGAAGGTCGTGGTGGTGCGTTGAAAAAACGTGAAGAAGTACACCGCATGGCTGAAGCTAACAAAGCATTCTCTCACTTCCGTTTCTAA
- the rplD gene encoding 50S ribosomal protein L4, translating into MELKVIDAKGQVSGSLAVSDALFAREYNEALVHQLVTAYLANARSGNRAQKTRAEVNHSTKKPWRQKGTGRARSGMTSSPLWRKGGRAFPNKPDENFTQKVNRKMYRAGMATILSQLARDERLFAIEALTAETPKTKVFAEQVKNLGLEQVLFVTKQLDENVYLASRNLPNVLVLEAQQVDPYSLLRYKKVVITKDAVAQLEEQWV; encoded by the coding sequence ATGGAATTGAAAGTAATTGACGCTAAAGGACAAGTGTCTGGCAGCTTGGCTGTTTCTGATGCTTTGTTTGCTCGTGAATACAATGAAGCTCTGGTTCACCAACTGGTTACTGCTTACTTGGCAAATGCCCGTTCTGGTAATCGTGCTCAAAAAACTCGTGCCGAAGTAAACCACTCTACTAAAAAACCATGGCGCCAAAAAGGTACCGGTCGTGCTCGTTCCGGTATGACTTCTTCTCCGCTGTGGCGTAAAGGTGGTCGTGCATTCCCAAACAAACCTGATGAAAACTTCACTCAAAAAGTGAACCGTAAAATGTACCGTGCCGGTATGGCAACTATTTTGTCCCAATTGGCTCGTGATGAACGTTTGTTTGCAATCGAAGCATTGACTGCTGAAACTCCTAAAACCAAAGTTTTTGCTGAACAAGTAAAAAATTTGGGTTTGGAGCAAGTTCTGTTTGTAACTAAACAGCTCGACGAGAATGTTTACTTGGCTTCACGCAACTTGCCTAACGTATTGGTTTTGGAAGCTCAACAAGTTGATCCTTACAGCTTGTTGCGTTACAAAAAAGTCGTTATCACTAAAGATGCAGTTGCACAATTAGAGGAGCAATGGGTATGA
- the rpsL gene encoding 30S ribosomal protein S12: MPTINQLVRKGRQKPVYVNKVPALEACPQKRGVCTRVYTTTPKKPNSALRKVCKVRLTNGFEVISYIGGEGHNLQEHSVVLIRGGRVKDLPGVRYHTVRGSLDTAGVKDRKQARSKYGAKRPK, encoded by the coding sequence ATGCCAACTATTAACCAATTGGTACGCAAAGGCCGTCAAAAGCCTGTGTACGTAAACAAAGTGCCTGCACTGGAAGCTTGCCCGCAAAAACGTGGCGTGTGCACCCGTGTATACACAACTACCCCTAAAAAACCTAACTCTGCATTGCGTAAAGTATGTAAAGTTCGCCTGACCAACGGTTTTGAAGTAATTTCATACATCGGCGGTGAAGGCCACAACCTGCAAGAGCACAGTGTCGTATTGATCCGCGGCGGTCGTGTAAAAGACTTGCCAGGTGTACGTTACCACACTGTACGCGGTTCTTTGGATACTGCAGGTGTTAAAGACCGTAAACAAGCCCGTTCTAAATACGGTGCTAAGCGTCCTAAATAA
- the rplW gene encoding 50S ribosomal protein L23 → MNQQRLTQVILAPIVSEKSNVLAEKRNQMTFKVLANATKPEIKAAVELLFGVQVADVTTVTIKGKVKRFGRTLGRRSDVKKAYVSLAAGQELDLEAAAAAADKE, encoded by the coding sequence ATGAATCAACAACGTTTGACTCAAGTAATCTTGGCACCTATCGTTTCTGAAAAAAGCAACGTATTGGCTGAAAAACGTAACCAAATGACGTTTAAAGTTTTGGCAAATGCAACCAAACCTGAAATTAAAGCGGCTGTTGAGCTGCTGTTCGGCGTTCAAGTTGCAGACGTTACTACTGTTACCATTAAAGGTAAAGTTAAACGTTTTGGTCGCACTTTAGGTCGTCGCAGCGATGTTAAAAAGGCTTATGTAAGCCTGGCTGCCGGTCAAGAGTTGGATTTAGAAGCCGCTGCTGCAGCTGCAGATAAGGAATAA
- the rpmC gene encoding 50S ribosomal protein L29, translated as MKANELKDKSIEQLNSDLLDLLKAQFGLRMQNATGQLGKSSELKRVRRDIARIKTILTEKGAK; from the coding sequence ATGAAAGCAAATGAATTGAAAGACAAATCTATTGAGCAATTAAACTCTGATTTGTTGGACTTGTTGAAAGCTCAGTTTGGCTTACGCATGCAAAATGCAACCGGTCAGTTGGGTAAATCTAGCGAGTTGAAACGTGTACGTCGCGATATTGCTCGTATTAAAACCATTTTAACTGAAAAAGGTGCTAAGTAA